From one Brachypodium distachyon strain Bd21 chromosome 4, Brachypodium_distachyon_v3.0, whole genome shotgun sequence genomic stretch:
- the LOC112268665 gene encoding uncharacterized protein LOC112268665 — protein sequence MQFRVEVFDYEIADSGDEDEPMKTRKTLRRLSSTEPIEANDWLRVIEKKLATIQCTEQEKVLYASHQLEGAAAAWWDNFKFGFDGEVITWDDFVRGFRTAHIPTGSMGLMKKEFRSLRQGSKSVKEYLDRFTSLARYAPGDHLVDKAIRLEGKQKEIENRKRRASNHKIDSRPHVKSHHFSPPRHHHSGASSGRFHGMSHQQHRHQSHRNHQDHKENRHHGSGHRHHHSDSAPEKRDMSQVKCFNCGKMGHYKSTCTEKPREDKNQGRSKPNPFVKAKLNHVSAEEAYESSDVVVALKAKELGLPPKPDLGRP from the exons ATGCAGTTCAGAGTTGAGGTGTTCGACTACGAGATAGCCGACTCCGGAGACGAGGACGAGCCGATGAAGACGAGGAAGACCCTGAGGAGGTTATCTTCAA CTGAACCAATTGAAGCCAATGATTGGCTTAGAGTCATTGAGAAGAAGTTAGCCACCATACAATGCACGGAGCAAGAGAAGGTTCTGTATGCAAGCCACCAACTGGAAGGCGCAGCTGCCGCATGGTGGGACAACTTCAAGTTTGGTTTTGATGGAGAGGTCATCACTTGGGACGACTTCGTCCGTGGATTCCGGACCGCCCACATTCCAACCGGAAGTATGGGACTGATGAAGAAGGAATTCCGCTCTCTTCGCCAAGGCTCCAAATCTGTGAAGGAGTATTTGGACCGTTTCACCAGCTTGGCTAGGTATGCCCCAGGAGAT CATTTGGTGGACAAGGCCATACGCCTTGAGGGAAAGCAGAAGGAGATTGAAAACAGGAAGAGAAGGGCAAGTAACCACAAGATTGATTCTAGGCCCCATGTCAAGTCTCACCACTTTTCACCTCCTAGACACCACCACTCTGGAGCATCCTCTGGAAGATTCCATGGCATGAGTCATCAGCAGCACAGGCACCAGAGTCACCGCAATCACCAAGATCACAAGGAGAACCGGCACCATGGAAGTGGACACCGTCACCACCACAGCGACTCTGCTCCTGAGAAGAGGGACATGAGTCAGGTGAaatgcttcaactgcggcaaGATGGGCCACTACAAGAGTACTTGCACGGAGAAGCCGCGTGAGGACAAGAACCAGGGACGTAGCAAGCCCAATCCGTTTGTGAAGGCCAAGCTCAACCATGTGTCTGCTGAGGAGGCATATGAGTCATCGGACGTCGTTGTCG CCCTGAAGGCAAAAGAATTAGGTTTGCCACCAAAGCCAGACCTAGGAAGGCCATAG